The Desmodus rotundus isolate HL8 chromosome 3, HLdesRot8A.1, whole genome shotgun sequence genome includes a region encoding these proteins:
- the NHSL3 gene encoding NHS-like protein 3 isoform X2 has protein sequence MGNSHHKRKAPSGPRARSFWRFGRLAKRPAGSAKAESDKRLSVGPGQGPGSAVDEHQDNVFFPSGRLPHLEELHTQAQEGLRSLQHQEKQKLNKGGWDRGDTQSLQSSRTGPDEDSISFCSQTTSYMAESSTAEDALSIRSEMIQRKGSTFRPHDSFSKSSGKSGRRRRERRSTVLGLPQHVQKELGLRSEREAPGTPRPPGPRDAVRIPTVDGRPAGLASGAGVRVSLQALEAEAEAGPKAEAILQRHIDRVYRDDTFVGRSTGAQPPPITRPMSLAVPGLTGGAGPPEPLSPAMSISPQATYLSKLIPHAVLPPTVDVVALGRCSLRTLSRCSLLSASPASVRSLSRFSSASSPQPRSRHPSSSSDTWSHSQSSDTIVSDGSTLSSKGGSEGRPEGSVASNSVAPPPQGGSGRGSPSGGSTAEASDTVSIRSSGQLSSRSVSLRKLKRPPPPPRRTYSLRQRGSAAPDGPLGLPPKPERKQQPQLPRPPTTGGSEGTGAAPCSSNAAGSWVPGLSPGGSRHLPRSPERTLSPSSGYSSQSGTPTLPPKGLAGAPASPGKVQPPKPERVTSLRSPGASVSSSLTSLCSSFSDPAPSDRSGPQMSTTLGDRFVIPPHPKVLAPFSPPPSKPKNPNQAAPALAAPALAPGPIATINASPESPLIPQTSLAPPQESPVASKDQSPPPSPPPSYHPPPPPNKKLEVVEEARSVPETAEEPLQDPSWPPPPPPAPEEQDLSMADFPPPEEAFFSVAGPEPAGLSDPPALSCLAASPSTTVSSQSQPHGTPDPPAPPALPDSPVAGLLAQLPRKEPVGCSKGNGAPREEAGAPLVTPSLLQMVRLRSVGVPTVAPTPASGPSAPQKPLRRALSGRASPAPAPSPGLHAAIRLKASSLAAKEDPVSAQPNGPPEGEPRSPQSPASMASFIFSKGTKKLQLERPVSPENQADLQRNLVAELRSISEQRPPQTSKKSPKAPPPVARKPSVGVPPPTSPSFPRAEPLTAPPTNGLPHAEGRTKGEPAENGGVVQLVGPEKLDLPGSDPQKELV, from the exons ATGGGCAACTCACACCACAAGAGGAAGGCCCCCAGCGGCCCCCGGGCCCGCAGCTTCTGGCGGTTCGGGCGGTTGGCGAAGCGGCCGGCAG GTTCAGCCAAGGCCGAGAGTGACAAACGTCTGAGTGTAGGGCCTGGCCAGGGGCCTGGGTCTGCAGTGGACGAGCACCAGGACAATGTCTTCTTCCCCAGCGGGCGGCTGCCTCACCTGGAAGAGCTGCACACACAGGCCCAGGAGGGGCTCCGTTCCCTGCAGCACCAAG agaaacagaagctgAACAAGGGTGGCTGGGACCGTGGAGACACCCAGAGCCTCCAG TCCTCCAGGACAGGGCCAGATGAAGATAGCATCTCCTTCTGCAGCCAGACCACATCCTACATGGCTGAGAGCTCCACGGCAGAGGATGCTCTCTCCATCCGCTCCGAGATGATCCAGCGCAAAG GCTCTACCTTTCGACCCCATGACTCATTTTCCAAATCATCAGGGAAGTCAGGGCGACGGCGGCGGGAACGGCGGAGCACGGTACTGGGCCTGCCCCAGCATGTGCAGAAGGAACTCG GCCTGCGGAGTGAGCGTGAAGCACCAGGCACTCCTCGGCCTCCTGGTCCGCGGGATGCTGTGCGGATCCCCACGGTGGATGGCCGCCCAGCAGGTCTGGCCTCAGGAGCAGGGGTCCGGGTGTCCCTGCAGGCACTGGAGGCAGAGGCGGAGGCTGGGCCCAAGGCAGAGGCCATACTGCAGCGCCACATCGACCGCGTCTATCGGGATGACACTTTTGTTGGCCGGTCCACAGGGGCTCAGCCTCCACCAATTACCCGGCCCATGTCCCTAGCAGTGCCTGGATTgacaggaggggcagggcctcCAGAGCCTCTGAGCCCAGCCATGTCCATCTCACCCCAGGCCACCTACTTGTCAAAACTGATCCCACACGCTGTACTGCCACCCACAGTGGATGTGGTGGCTCTGGGTCGCTGTAGCCTGCGCACACTGAGCCGCTGCAGCCTGCTCTCGGCCAGCCCGGCCTCCGTCCGCTCACTGAGCCGCTTCTCCTCGGCCTCCAGCCCACAGCCCCGCAGCCGCCACCCATCCTCCTCCAGTGACACCTGGAGCCACTCTCAGTCCTCTGACACCATCGTGTCTGATGGCTCCACCCTGTCCTCTAAGGGTGGCTCTGAGGGCCGGCCAGAGGGCTCTGTAGCTAGCAATAGTgtggcacccccaccccaggggggcAGCGGGAGGGGCTCTCCCAGTGGGGGCAGCACTGCTGAGGCCTCGGATACTGTCAGTATTCGGAGCAGTGGGCAGTTGTCCAGCCGGAGCGTGTCCCTACGTAAGCTGAAGcggcccccacctcctccccgccGGACCTACTCACTCCGTCAGCGGGGCTCAGCAGCCCCTGATGGGCCCTTGGGGTTGCCTCCCAAGCCGGAGCGgaagcagcagccacagctgcctcGGCCACCCACCACTGGTGGGTCTGAAGGGACAGGGGCAGCCCCCTGTTCATCCAATGCAGCAGGCAGCTGGGTGCCTGGCTTGTCTCCAGGTGGCTCCCGGCACCTTCCACGCTCCCCAGAACGGACACTTTCACCCTCTAGTGGGTACTCGAGCCAAAGTGgtacccccaccctccctcccaaggGTCTAGCAGGGGCACCTGCTTCCCCAGGCAAGGTCCAACCCCCTAAACCAGAGCGTGTCACTTCCCTCCGGTCTCCCGgggcctctgtctcctcctcccttaCCTCTCTGTGTTCCTCCTTCTCTGACCCAGCCCCCTCTGACCGTTCTGGTCCACAGATGTCGACCACCCTTGGTGACAGGTTTGTCATACCTCCTCATCCCAAGGTGCtggctcccttctccccacctccttccaagCCCAAGAATCCTAACCAAGCTGCCCCTGCTCTGGCTGCCCCTGCTCTGGCCCCTGGGCCCATTGCTACCATCAATGCCAGTCCCGAGTCCCCCCTTATCCCCCAGACTTCCCTGGCCCCACCACAGGAGTCTCCTGTTGCCTCCAAAGACCAatcacccccaccatccccacccccctcttATCATCCACCCCCGCCACCCAATAAGAAGTTGGAGGTGGTTGAGGAGGCCCGATCTGTCCCAGAGACTGCTGAGGAGCCCCTCCAAGATCCCagctggcccccacccccacctcctgcgCCTGAGGAGCAGGACCTGTCCATGGCTGACTTCCCCCCACCAGAGGAAGCCTTTTTCTCTGTGGctggccctgagcctgcaggCCTTTCAGACCCTCCAGCTCTCAGCTGCCTGGCTGCTTCGCCCTCAACCACCGTCTCTTCTCAGAGCCAGCCCCATGGCACCCCAGACCCTCCAGCTCCGCCAGCCCTCCCTGACAGTCCTGTGGCAGGGCTTCTAGCCCAGCTTCCTCGGAAGGAACCAGTGGGCTGCAGCAAGGGCAATGGGGCTCCCAGAGAGGAGGCTGGTGCCCCCCTGGTCACGCCCTCCCTCCTGCAGATGGTTCGGCTGCGTTCTGTGGGTGTTCCTACAGTGGCTCCAACTCCAGCATCGGGGCCGTCAGCCCCCCAGAAGCCACTGCGAAGGGCCCTGTCAGGGCGGGCCAGTCCagcacctgccccctccccagggctgcaTGCTGCCATCCGACTCAAGGCCTCCAGTCTGGCTGCCAAAGAGGATCCTGTGAGTGCCCAGCCCAATGGGCCACCTGAGGGAGAGCCACGGTCTCCCCAGTCGCCTGCCTCTATGGCCAGCTTCATCTTCTCCAAGGGCACTAAGAAGCTGCAGTTGGAGCGGCCTGTGTCCCCTGAGAACCAGGCTGACCTCCAGCGGAATCTGGTGGCTGAACTTCGGAGCATCTCAGAGCAGCGACCACCGCAGACCTCAAAGAAATCGCCTAAGGCTCCCCCACCTGTGGCCCGCAAACCCTCTGTGGGAgtgcccccacccacctctcccagCTTTCCTCGGGCTGAGCCCCTCACTGCTCCTCCGACCAATGGGCTCCCTCATGCTGAGGGCAGGACTAAGGGGGAGCCGGCCGAGAATGGAGGTGTTGTGCAGCTGGTGGGCCCGGAGAAGCTGGATCTGCCTGGCTCAG aCCCACAGAAAGAGCTGGTCTAA
- the NHSL3 gene encoding NHS-like protein 3 isoform X1, with protein sequence MAARAPPAAPAADEPGGPGDPLRKKKSRSGTSGFRRAFNWLRGKRRKKKASGAESAEPAAPRARKADDKARRAKGKGRGSAKAESDKRLSVGPGQGPGSAVDEHQDNVFFPSGRLPHLEELHTQAQEGLRSLQHQEKQKLNKGGWDRGDTQSLQSSRTGPDEDSISFCSQTTSYMAESSTAEDALSIRSEMIQRKGSTFRPHDSFSKSSGKSGRRRRERRSTVLGLPQHVQKELGLRSEREAPGTPRPPGPRDAVRIPTVDGRPAGLASGAGVRVSLQALEAEAEAGPKAEAILQRHIDRVYRDDTFVGRSTGAQPPPITRPMSLAVPGLTGGAGPPEPLSPAMSISPQATYLSKLIPHAVLPPTVDVVALGRCSLRTLSRCSLLSASPASVRSLSRFSSASSPQPRSRHPSSSSDTWSHSQSSDTIVSDGSTLSSKGGSEGRPEGSVASNSVAPPPQGGSGRGSPSGGSTAEASDTVSIRSSGQLSSRSVSLRKLKRPPPPPRRTYSLRQRGSAAPDGPLGLPPKPERKQQPQLPRPPTTGGSEGTGAAPCSSNAAGSWVPGLSPGGSRHLPRSPERTLSPSSGYSSQSGTPTLPPKGLAGAPASPGKVQPPKPERVTSLRSPGASVSSSLTSLCSSFSDPAPSDRSGPQMSTTLGDRFVIPPHPKVLAPFSPPPSKPKNPNQAAPALAAPALAPGPIATINASPESPLIPQTSLAPPQESPVASKDQSPPPSPPPSYHPPPPPNKKLEVVEEARSVPETAEEPLQDPSWPPPPPPAPEEQDLSMADFPPPEEAFFSVAGPEPAGLSDPPALSCLAASPSTTVSSQSQPHGTPDPPAPPALPDSPVAGLLAQLPRKEPVGCSKGNGAPREEAGAPLVTPSLLQMVRLRSVGVPTVAPTPASGPSAPQKPLRRALSGRASPAPAPSPGLHAAIRLKASSLAAKEDPVSAQPNGPPEGEPRSPQSPASMASFIFSKGTKKLQLERPVSPENQADLQRNLVAELRSISEQRPPQTSKKSPKAPPPVARKPSVGVPPPTSPSFPRAEPLTAPPTNGLPHAEGRTKGEPAENGGVVQLVGPEKLDLPGSDPQKELV encoded by the exons ATGGCGGCCCGCGCGCCCCCCGCCGCACCTGCGGCGGATGAGCCTGGGGGCCCGGGAGACCCCCTGCGCAAGAAGAAGTCCCGCTCGGGCACGTCCGGCTTCCGCCGCGCCTTCAACTGGCTGCGGGGCAAGCGGCGCAAGAAGAAGGCTTCGGGGGCTGAGAGCGCGGAACCGGCCGCCCCGCGGGCCAGGAAGGCGGACGACAAGGCCAGGAGGGCCAAGGGCAAAGGCCGAG GTTCAGCCAAGGCCGAGAGTGACAAACGTCTGAGTGTAGGGCCTGGCCAGGGGCCTGGGTCTGCAGTGGACGAGCACCAGGACAATGTCTTCTTCCCCAGCGGGCGGCTGCCTCACCTGGAAGAGCTGCACACACAGGCCCAGGAGGGGCTCCGTTCCCTGCAGCACCAAG agaaacagaagctgAACAAGGGTGGCTGGGACCGTGGAGACACCCAGAGCCTCCAG TCCTCCAGGACAGGGCCAGATGAAGATAGCATCTCCTTCTGCAGCCAGACCACATCCTACATGGCTGAGAGCTCCACGGCAGAGGATGCTCTCTCCATCCGCTCCGAGATGATCCAGCGCAAAG GCTCTACCTTTCGACCCCATGACTCATTTTCCAAATCATCAGGGAAGTCAGGGCGACGGCGGCGGGAACGGCGGAGCACGGTACTGGGCCTGCCCCAGCATGTGCAGAAGGAACTCG GCCTGCGGAGTGAGCGTGAAGCACCAGGCACTCCTCGGCCTCCTGGTCCGCGGGATGCTGTGCGGATCCCCACGGTGGATGGCCGCCCAGCAGGTCTGGCCTCAGGAGCAGGGGTCCGGGTGTCCCTGCAGGCACTGGAGGCAGAGGCGGAGGCTGGGCCCAAGGCAGAGGCCATACTGCAGCGCCACATCGACCGCGTCTATCGGGATGACACTTTTGTTGGCCGGTCCACAGGGGCTCAGCCTCCACCAATTACCCGGCCCATGTCCCTAGCAGTGCCTGGATTgacaggaggggcagggcctcCAGAGCCTCTGAGCCCAGCCATGTCCATCTCACCCCAGGCCACCTACTTGTCAAAACTGATCCCACACGCTGTACTGCCACCCACAGTGGATGTGGTGGCTCTGGGTCGCTGTAGCCTGCGCACACTGAGCCGCTGCAGCCTGCTCTCGGCCAGCCCGGCCTCCGTCCGCTCACTGAGCCGCTTCTCCTCGGCCTCCAGCCCACAGCCCCGCAGCCGCCACCCATCCTCCTCCAGTGACACCTGGAGCCACTCTCAGTCCTCTGACACCATCGTGTCTGATGGCTCCACCCTGTCCTCTAAGGGTGGCTCTGAGGGCCGGCCAGAGGGCTCTGTAGCTAGCAATAGTgtggcacccccaccccaggggggcAGCGGGAGGGGCTCTCCCAGTGGGGGCAGCACTGCTGAGGCCTCGGATACTGTCAGTATTCGGAGCAGTGGGCAGTTGTCCAGCCGGAGCGTGTCCCTACGTAAGCTGAAGcggcccccacctcctccccgccGGACCTACTCACTCCGTCAGCGGGGCTCAGCAGCCCCTGATGGGCCCTTGGGGTTGCCTCCCAAGCCGGAGCGgaagcagcagccacagctgcctcGGCCACCCACCACTGGTGGGTCTGAAGGGACAGGGGCAGCCCCCTGTTCATCCAATGCAGCAGGCAGCTGGGTGCCTGGCTTGTCTCCAGGTGGCTCCCGGCACCTTCCACGCTCCCCAGAACGGACACTTTCACCCTCTAGTGGGTACTCGAGCCAAAGTGgtacccccaccctccctcccaaggGTCTAGCAGGGGCACCTGCTTCCCCAGGCAAGGTCCAACCCCCTAAACCAGAGCGTGTCACTTCCCTCCGGTCTCCCGgggcctctgtctcctcctcccttaCCTCTCTGTGTTCCTCCTTCTCTGACCCAGCCCCCTCTGACCGTTCTGGTCCACAGATGTCGACCACCCTTGGTGACAGGTTTGTCATACCTCCTCATCCCAAGGTGCtggctcccttctccccacctccttccaagCCCAAGAATCCTAACCAAGCTGCCCCTGCTCTGGCTGCCCCTGCTCTGGCCCCTGGGCCCATTGCTACCATCAATGCCAGTCCCGAGTCCCCCCTTATCCCCCAGACTTCCCTGGCCCCACCACAGGAGTCTCCTGTTGCCTCCAAAGACCAatcacccccaccatccccacccccctcttATCATCCACCCCCGCCACCCAATAAGAAGTTGGAGGTGGTTGAGGAGGCCCGATCTGTCCCAGAGACTGCTGAGGAGCCCCTCCAAGATCCCagctggcccccacccccacctcctgcgCCTGAGGAGCAGGACCTGTCCATGGCTGACTTCCCCCCACCAGAGGAAGCCTTTTTCTCTGTGGctggccctgagcctgcaggCCTTTCAGACCCTCCAGCTCTCAGCTGCCTGGCTGCTTCGCCCTCAACCACCGTCTCTTCTCAGAGCCAGCCCCATGGCACCCCAGACCCTCCAGCTCCGCCAGCCCTCCCTGACAGTCCTGTGGCAGGGCTTCTAGCCCAGCTTCCTCGGAAGGAACCAGTGGGCTGCAGCAAGGGCAATGGGGCTCCCAGAGAGGAGGCTGGTGCCCCCCTGGTCACGCCCTCCCTCCTGCAGATGGTTCGGCTGCGTTCTGTGGGTGTTCCTACAGTGGCTCCAACTCCAGCATCGGGGCCGTCAGCCCCCCAGAAGCCACTGCGAAGGGCCCTGTCAGGGCGGGCCAGTCCagcacctgccccctccccagggctgcaTGCTGCCATCCGACTCAAGGCCTCCAGTCTGGCTGCCAAAGAGGATCCTGTGAGTGCCCAGCCCAATGGGCCACCTGAGGGAGAGCCACGGTCTCCCCAGTCGCCTGCCTCTATGGCCAGCTTCATCTTCTCCAAGGGCACTAAGAAGCTGCAGTTGGAGCGGCCTGTGTCCCCTGAGAACCAGGCTGACCTCCAGCGGAATCTGGTGGCTGAACTTCGGAGCATCTCAGAGCAGCGACCACCGCAGACCTCAAAGAAATCGCCTAAGGCTCCCCCACCTGTGGCCCGCAAACCCTCTGTGGGAgtgcccccacccacctctcccagCTTTCCTCGGGCTGAGCCCCTCACTGCTCCTCCGACCAATGGGCTCCCTCATGCTGAGGGCAGGACTAAGGGGGAGCCGGCCGAGAATGGAGGTGTTGTGCAGCTGGTGGGCCCGGAGAAGCTGGATCTGCCTGGCTCAG aCCCACAGAAAGAGCTGGTCTAA
- the NHSL3 gene encoding NHS-like protein 3 isoform X3 produces the protein MVVFRGRHLPALLGLFKKKGSAKAESDKRLSVGPGQGPGSAVDEHQDNVFFPSGRLPHLEELHTQAQEGLRSLQHQEKQKLNKGGWDRGDTQSLQSSRTGPDEDSISFCSQTTSYMAESSTAEDALSIRSEMIQRKGSTFRPHDSFSKSSGKSGRRRRERRSTVLGLPQHVQKELGLRSEREAPGTPRPPGPRDAVRIPTVDGRPAGLASGAGVRVSLQALEAEAEAGPKAEAILQRHIDRVYRDDTFVGRSTGAQPPPITRPMSLAVPGLTGGAGPPEPLSPAMSISPQATYLSKLIPHAVLPPTVDVVALGRCSLRTLSRCSLLSASPASVRSLSRFSSASSPQPRSRHPSSSSDTWSHSQSSDTIVSDGSTLSSKGGSEGRPEGSVASNSVAPPPQGGSGRGSPSGGSTAEASDTVSIRSSGQLSSRSVSLRKLKRPPPPPRRTYSLRQRGSAAPDGPLGLPPKPERKQQPQLPRPPTTGGSEGTGAAPCSSNAAGSWVPGLSPGGSRHLPRSPERTLSPSSGYSSQSGTPTLPPKGLAGAPASPGKVQPPKPERVTSLRSPGASVSSSLTSLCSSFSDPAPSDRSGPQMSTTLGDRFVIPPHPKVLAPFSPPPSKPKNPNQAAPALAAPALAPGPIATINASPESPLIPQTSLAPPQESPVASKDQSPPPSPPPSYHPPPPPNKKLEVVEEARSVPETAEEPLQDPSWPPPPPPAPEEQDLSMADFPPPEEAFFSVAGPEPAGLSDPPALSCLAASPSTTVSSQSQPHGTPDPPAPPALPDSPVAGLLAQLPRKEPVGCSKGNGAPREEAGAPLVTPSLLQMVRLRSVGVPTVAPTPASGPSAPQKPLRRALSGRASPAPAPSPGLHAAIRLKASSLAAKEDPVSAQPNGPPEGEPRSPQSPASMASFIFSKGTKKLQLERPVSPENQADLQRNLVAELRSISEQRPPQTSKKSPKAPPPVARKPSVGVPPPTSPSFPRAEPLTAPPTNGLPHAEGRTKGEPAENGGVVQLVGPEKLDLPGSDPQKELV, from the exons ATGGTGGTGTTCCGGGGCCGCCACCTTCCCGCGCTCCTCGGGCTCTTTAAGAAGAAGG GTTCAGCCAAGGCCGAGAGTGACAAACGTCTGAGTGTAGGGCCTGGCCAGGGGCCTGGGTCTGCAGTGGACGAGCACCAGGACAATGTCTTCTTCCCCAGCGGGCGGCTGCCTCACCTGGAAGAGCTGCACACACAGGCCCAGGAGGGGCTCCGTTCCCTGCAGCACCAAG agaaacagaagctgAACAAGGGTGGCTGGGACCGTGGAGACACCCAGAGCCTCCAG TCCTCCAGGACAGGGCCAGATGAAGATAGCATCTCCTTCTGCAGCCAGACCACATCCTACATGGCTGAGAGCTCCACGGCAGAGGATGCTCTCTCCATCCGCTCCGAGATGATCCAGCGCAAAG GCTCTACCTTTCGACCCCATGACTCATTTTCCAAATCATCAGGGAAGTCAGGGCGACGGCGGCGGGAACGGCGGAGCACGGTACTGGGCCTGCCCCAGCATGTGCAGAAGGAACTCG GCCTGCGGAGTGAGCGTGAAGCACCAGGCACTCCTCGGCCTCCTGGTCCGCGGGATGCTGTGCGGATCCCCACGGTGGATGGCCGCCCAGCAGGTCTGGCCTCAGGAGCAGGGGTCCGGGTGTCCCTGCAGGCACTGGAGGCAGAGGCGGAGGCTGGGCCCAAGGCAGAGGCCATACTGCAGCGCCACATCGACCGCGTCTATCGGGATGACACTTTTGTTGGCCGGTCCACAGGGGCTCAGCCTCCACCAATTACCCGGCCCATGTCCCTAGCAGTGCCTGGATTgacaggaggggcagggcctcCAGAGCCTCTGAGCCCAGCCATGTCCATCTCACCCCAGGCCACCTACTTGTCAAAACTGATCCCACACGCTGTACTGCCACCCACAGTGGATGTGGTGGCTCTGGGTCGCTGTAGCCTGCGCACACTGAGCCGCTGCAGCCTGCTCTCGGCCAGCCCGGCCTCCGTCCGCTCACTGAGCCGCTTCTCCTCGGCCTCCAGCCCACAGCCCCGCAGCCGCCACCCATCCTCCTCCAGTGACACCTGGAGCCACTCTCAGTCCTCTGACACCATCGTGTCTGATGGCTCCACCCTGTCCTCTAAGGGTGGCTCTGAGGGCCGGCCAGAGGGCTCTGTAGCTAGCAATAGTgtggcacccccaccccaggggggcAGCGGGAGGGGCTCTCCCAGTGGGGGCAGCACTGCTGAGGCCTCGGATACTGTCAGTATTCGGAGCAGTGGGCAGTTGTCCAGCCGGAGCGTGTCCCTACGTAAGCTGAAGcggcccccacctcctccccgccGGACCTACTCACTCCGTCAGCGGGGCTCAGCAGCCCCTGATGGGCCCTTGGGGTTGCCTCCCAAGCCGGAGCGgaagcagcagccacagctgcctcGGCCACCCACCACTGGTGGGTCTGAAGGGACAGGGGCAGCCCCCTGTTCATCCAATGCAGCAGGCAGCTGGGTGCCTGGCTTGTCTCCAGGTGGCTCCCGGCACCTTCCACGCTCCCCAGAACGGACACTTTCACCCTCTAGTGGGTACTCGAGCCAAAGTGgtacccccaccctccctcccaaggGTCTAGCAGGGGCACCTGCTTCCCCAGGCAAGGTCCAACCCCCTAAACCAGAGCGTGTCACTTCCCTCCGGTCTCCCGgggcctctgtctcctcctcccttaCCTCTCTGTGTTCCTCCTTCTCTGACCCAGCCCCCTCTGACCGTTCTGGTCCACAGATGTCGACCACCCTTGGTGACAGGTTTGTCATACCTCCTCATCCCAAGGTGCtggctcccttctccccacctccttccaagCCCAAGAATCCTAACCAAGCTGCCCCTGCTCTGGCTGCCCCTGCTCTGGCCCCTGGGCCCATTGCTACCATCAATGCCAGTCCCGAGTCCCCCCTTATCCCCCAGACTTCCCTGGCCCCACCACAGGAGTCTCCTGTTGCCTCCAAAGACCAatcacccccaccatccccacccccctcttATCATCCACCCCCGCCACCCAATAAGAAGTTGGAGGTGGTTGAGGAGGCCCGATCTGTCCCAGAGACTGCTGAGGAGCCCCTCCAAGATCCCagctggcccccacccccacctcctgcgCCTGAGGAGCAGGACCTGTCCATGGCTGACTTCCCCCCACCAGAGGAAGCCTTTTTCTCTGTGGctggccctgagcctgcaggCCTTTCAGACCCTCCAGCTCTCAGCTGCCTGGCTGCTTCGCCCTCAACCACCGTCTCTTCTCAGAGCCAGCCCCATGGCACCCCAGACCCTCCAGCTCCGCCAGCCCTCCCTGACAGTCCTGTGGCAGGGCTTCTAGCCCAGCTTCCTCGGAAGGAACCAGTGGGCTGCAGCAAGGGCAATGGGGCTCCCAGAGAGGAGGCTGGTGCCCCCCTGGTCACGCCCTCCCTCCTGCAGATGGTTCGGCTGCGTTCTGTGGGTGTTCCTACAGTGGCTCCAACTCCAGCATCGGGGCCGTCAGCCCCCCAGAAGCCACTGCGAAGGGCCCTGTCAGGGCGGGCCAGTCCagcacctgccccctccccagggctgcaTGCTGCCATCCGACTCAAGGCCTCCAGTCTGGCTGCCAAAGAGGATCCTGTGAGTGCCCAGCCCAATGGGCCACCTGAGGGAGAGCCACGGTCTCCCCAGTCGCCTGCCTCTATGGCCAGCTTCATCTTCTCCAAGGGCACTAAGAAGCTGCAGTTGGAGCGGCCTGTGTCCCCTGAGAACCAGGCTGACCTCCAGCGGAATCTGGTGGCTGAACTTCGGAGCATCTCAGAGCAGCGACCACCGCAGACCTCAAAGAAATCGCCTAAGGCTCCCCCACCTGTGGCCCGCAAACCCTCTGTGGGAgtgcccccacccacctctcccagCTTTCCTCGGGCTGAGCCCCTCACTGCTCCTCCGACCAATGGGCTCCCTCATGCTGAGGGCAGGACTAAGGGGGAGCCGGCCGAGAATGGAGGTGTTGTGCAGCTGGTGGGCCCGGAGAAGCTGGATCTGCCTGGCTCAG aCCCACAGAAAGAGCTGGTCTAA